A single Brachionichthys hirsutus isolate HB-005 chromosome 17, CSIRO-AGI_Bhir_v1, whole genome shotgun sequence DNA region contains:
- the LOC137906618 gene encoding eukaryotic translation initiation factor 4 gamma 1-like — MLHKAEHPWKPSVKASALKCNEGAEQVKTQELLSRLSCILNMLTPWMLQALARQVIELAIDTEERLKAVTDLIFEKAISDPRYSGVCVTMCQCLMDLNVSNPDKPGIFVEFRTLLHDQCQKEIEKVLHKNEFFEKKKELEASINEDERAHLKVELEDARNKVRQRSLGSLWFIGELFNVQILAAKVIHNCVCELLKNQDEVSLECLCKLLSVTGKTLDVDSDKPQLDSYFAQMYNIVTERKTSARIRFMLEDVLDFKGCNWMPNRIDQIHKEAEMEENRVYNDSGYRKNKGCRKSKTPLPSQSKSSLNAGPVENKSKAIIEEYLRIKDVNAAAERVSELNTPSLLYVFVQKAVRMTLYRSTVAREQMGLLLHHLLKEKTLTSQQYYKGLEETVKAAEGVAKDKPLFWRNLAEIITPMLHEVGIAVAQLFGEISKPCVPHRQVMLLVEIIYLLCYEITPQKVSAIWTEAGLNWTEFLPKGQDVIKVVSDKEMLDELQLMPPSAECQWVEASEQLLEASEQVVGASEQVVEASEQLLEASEQVVEASEQVVEASGQLLEASEQVVEASEQVEHVRELPMNITTSQLWWNVECGLVTGEGPVCLQSTAEVPLSKAPSPLTALGAPTTAAPSPYSLSVC, encoded by the exons ATGCTCCACAAGGCTGAGCATCCTTGGAAACCCTCTGTGAAAGCATCCGCTCTCAAATGTAATGAGGGTGCTGAGCAAGTCAAGACTCAAGAGCTGCTCAGTCGTCTCTCTTGTATCCTCAACATGCTTACACCTTGGATGTTACAGGCTCTGGCGAGGCAGGTGATAGAGCTGGCAATAGACACAGAGGAGAGGCTTAAGGCAGTGACTGATTTGATATTTGAGAAGGCTATCTCAGATCCCAGGTACTCTGGGGTCTGTGTCACCATGTGCCAATGCCTTATGGATTTGAATGTGTCCAACCCAGACAAGCCTGGAATTTTTGTCGAGTTCCGCACTCTTCTGCACGATCAATGCCAGAAAGAGATTGAAAAGGTCCTACATAAAAATGAattttttgaaaagaaaaaagagttAGAGGCTTCCATAAATGAAGACGAGCGTGCTCACCTTAAGGTAGAACTGGAGGACGCCAGAAACAAGGTCCGCCAACGCTCACTAGGCAGCTTATGGTTTATTGGTGAACTCTTCAACGTACAAATATTGGCAGCAAAAGTCATTCACAATTGTGTTTGTGAACTACTCAAGAATCAGGATGAGGTGTCTCTAGAGTGTCTCTGCAAGCTGCTCTCAGTGACTGGCAAAACCCTGGACGTTGACAGTGACAAACCGCAATTGGATTCGTACTTCGCCCAGATGTACAATATTGTCACAGAGAGGAAAACTTCAGCCAGAATCCGTTTCATGCTGGAAGATGTATTGGACTTTAAAGGGTGTAACTGGATGCCTAATAGAATTGACCAGATCCACAAGGAAGCAGAGATGGAAGAGAACAGAGTATACAACGATAGTGGATACAGAAAGAACAAAGGGTGCAGAAAGTCCAAAACTCCTCTTCCTTCACAATCAAAATCTAGCTTGAATGCAGGGCCGGTAGAAAATAAGTCAAAGGCCATTATTGAAGAATACCTCCGCATCAAAGACGTGAATGCGGCAGCAGAACGTGTGTCAGAACTCAACACTCCCTCATTGCTCTACGTGTTTGTACAGAAAGCTGTACGTATGACACTCTACCGCAGCACTGTGGCCAGGGAGCAAATGGGTctgctgctgcaccatcttctaAAGGAAAAGACACTGACATCACAACAATATTACAAAGGACTAGAAGAGAccgtgaaggcagcagaagGCGTGGCCAAAGATAAACCTCTCTTTTGGCGTAACCTTGCTGAGATCATTACCCCCATGCTACACGAAGTGGGTATTGCCGTAGCCCAGCTCTTCGGGGAGATTTCAAAGCCTTGTGTGCCACACCGGCAGGTCATGCTGCTGGTAGAAATCATCTATCTCCTTTGCTATGAAATTACACCTCAAAAGGTCAGTGCTATATGGACAGAGGCTGGCCTGAACTGGACTGAATTCTTACCTAAGGGTCAAGATGTCATCAAGGTTGTCAGTGACAAGGAAATGTtggatgagctgcagctgatgcCTCCATCAGCTGAGTGCCAATGGGTGGAGGCTtctgagcagctgctggaggcttCTGAGCAGGTGGTGGGGGCTTCTGAGCAGGTGGTGGAGGCTtctgagcagctgctggaggcttCTGAGCAGGTGGTGGAGGCTTCTGAGCAGGTGGTGGAGGCTTCTGGGCAGCTGCTGGAGGCTTCTGAGCAGGTGGTGGAGGCTTCTGAGCAGGTTGAGCATGTCAGGGAGCTGCCCATGAACATTACGACT tcccagctctggtggaatgtggagtgtgggctggtgactggagaagggccagtctgcctccagagcactgccgaggtgcccttgagcaaggcaccgtccccgctaaCGGCTCTAGGTGCGCCGACCACGGCGGcaccttcaccctactccctctccgtgtgctag